A genomic window from Colletotrichum destructivum chromosome 7, complete sequence includes:
- a CDS encoding Putative cytochrome P450: MNTQLVLAVGAFALFAQLTITLIRWFRSPLRSVPGPLLARFTNLWYFYRVKRGNFEKVNVQLHERFGPIVRYGPNRFSFSDAESPKTIYGHGTQFPKSDFYTTFQPSEDMWNMFADRDIKHHAHTRRFYANAYSMGSLIHYEPYLNECGALFSQRLLEFSKAGTAADFGHWFQCFAFDAIAMMTYGKRLGFLDRGEDIANVIDNLDNNLLYASLMGIFPALHKFAMPLLAMLDARIGSGTGMYVIDFTRKTIEDERASPKSVTEAKYQEDGAAVGETFLSKFLAKHSNNPDEYNNFHVLTGCASNMFAGSDTTGISLSAILYNLLKNPDSMGKLREEIDDFTRRGELSQAPSFKETQKMPYLQAVIKEALRVHPAVGLPWERVVPEGGATIGGRFFPEGSIVGINSWVQHRNKALFGEDAEYFRPDRWLISDEARLSVMNRNWMPFGLGSRTCMGKNISMLEMSKLIPRIIRDFEFKLEGTSAMPGCSWETHNAWFVKPRKFYATVRSRKTA, from the exons ATGAACACGCAACTTGTATTGGCCGTCGGGGCTTTCGCATTATTTGCCCAACTCACGATCACCTTGATACGATGGTTTCGATCTCCCCTTCGTTCAGTGCCTGGGCCGTTGCTGGCCCGCTTCACAAACCTTTGGTACTTTTATCGCGTTAAGAGAGGCAACTTCGAAAAGGTCAACGTTCAGCTTCATGAGCGATTCG GCCCAATCGTTCGTTACGGTCCAAATCGATTTAGTTTCAGCGACGCCGAGTCACCCAAGACAATCTACGGTCATGGGACGCAATTTCCAAAATCGGACTTTTACACCACTTTCCAGCCGAGCGAGGACATGTGGAACATGTTTGCGGACCGGGACATCAAGCACCACGCCCACACCAGGAGGTTCTATGCCAACGCATACTCGATGGGCTCCCTTATTCACTACGAGCCCTACCTGAACGAGTGcggcgccctcttctcccaaCGTCTTCTCGAGTTTTCCAAGGCCGGAACTGCGGCTGACTTCGGTCACTGGTTTCAGTGTTTCGCGTTCGATGCCATCGCCATGATGACGTACGGAAAGCGTCTCGGGTTTCTGGATCGAGGAGAGGATATTGCCAACGTcatcgacaacctcgacaacAACCTGCTATATGCGAGCTTGATGGGAATCTTCCCTGCATTGCACAAGTTCGCTATGCCGTTGCTGGCCATGCTCGATGCTCGCATCGGTAGCGGCACGGGTATGTATGTGATCGACTTCACCCGGAAGACGATCGAGGACGAGCGAGCTTCGCCAAAGTCAGTCACCGAGGCCAAATaccaagaagacggcgcggCTGTCGGTGAGACTTTTCTCTCGAAGTTTCTCGCCAAGCACTCCAACAACCCCGATGAATATAACAATTTCCACGTTCTCACGGGATGCGCATCGAACATGTTCGCGGGCTCCGACACCACCGGCATCAGCCTGTCGGCCATTCTGTACAACCTTCTCAAGAACCCAGACAGCATGGGGAAGCTGCGCGAGGAGATTGACGACTTCACCCGCCGTGGCGAGCTTTCGCAAGCGCCCTCTTTCAAAGAGACTCAAAAGATGCCCTACCTTCAAGCTGTCATAAAAGAGGCGCTGCGTGTCCATCCAGCAGTGGGATTGCCATGGGAAAGGGTCGTGCCCGAAGGTGGCGCCACTATTGGTGGAAGATTCTTTCCAGAGGGG TCCATAGTGGGCATCAACAGCTGGGTCCAGCACAGGAACAAGGCACTGTTCGGAGAGGATGCTGAATACTTCCGTCCCGACCGATGGTTAATTAGTGACGAGGCCAGATTGTCCGTGATGAACAGGAACTGGATGCCC TTTGGCCTGGGGTCAAGGACCTGCATGGGAAAGAATATTTCGATGCTGGAGATGTCAAAGCTCATTCCTAGGATCATCCGCGACTTTGAATTCAAGCTCGAAGGCACTTCTGCCATGCCTGGTTGCTCTTGGGAAACCCACAACGCTTGGTTTGTCAAGCCGCGCAAGTTTTATGCCACGGTACGGTCCAGGAAGACGGCCTAG
- a CDS encoding Putative peptidase M43, pregnancy-associated plasma-A produces the protein MVPLLAVTLLLAAGISPTLAQFKCANINAAAERRDAIVHPAYYKRRGAPKPVDVYFHVTSTEAHKDRITDTVVDAQFKVLQSTYQRHGFELKLVNVSRIVDDVAGKGFYDADRVITDQEAYMSWRRATRRGGYDALNVYFFSDLNEFVGGQCNLPTNATAGTDAFYQDGCWINGDTMPGLGPRSANGTGMSSEGHIAVHEVGHWFGLLHTFEGVDLCDEVNDGIADTPAIATPSWGCPIGRDSCPGLPGLDAIHNFMDYSSWSVEAPNHCSNASIC, from the exons ATGGTGCCACTCCTTGCAGTGACGTTACTACTTGCGGCTGGAATATCGCCCACACTGGCGCAGTTCAAGTGTGCCAACATCAATGCTGCGGCGGAAAGGCGCGACGCCATAGTTCATCCTGCTTACTATAAGCGACGGGGTGCGCCTAAGCCCGTGGATGTCTACTTCCATGTTACCAGCACGGAAGCGCACAAGGATCGTATTACGGACACGGTCGTTGACGCCCAG TTCAAAGTCTTGCAATCAACTTACCAACGTCACGGCTTTGAACTTAAACTTGTCAACGTCTCGCGAATTGTCGACGATGTGGCAGGCAAGGGCTTCTATGATGCGGACCGCGTCATTACTGACCAAGAGGCCTATATGAGCTGGCGTCGCGCCACTCGCCGTGGTGGATATGACGCCCTCAACGTCTACTTCTTCTCAGATCTAAACGAGTTTGTCGGCGGTCAATGCAATCTGCCCACAAATGCGACCGCGGGTACCGATGCATTCTACCAGGACGGCTGCTGGATCAACGGGGACACTATGCCGGGCTTAGGACCGAGGAGCGCCAACGGCACGGGTATGTCGTCAGAGGGGCATATTGCGGTTCACGAGGTCGGTCATTGGTTCGGCCTACTCCATACTTTCGAGGGAGTAGATCTCTGTGATGAAGTAAACGACGGAATCGCCGACACGCCGGCAATTGCAACGCCCAGCTGGGGTTGTCCCATTGGTAGAGATTCTTGCCCTGGCTTACCAGGTCTTGATGCCATCCATAACTTCATGGATTACTCGAGCTGGTCGGTCGAAGCCCCCAACCATTGTTCCAATGCATCTATTTGCTAA
- a CDS encoding Putative NTF2-like domain superfamily protein gives MVLVNTQDPTPEVAASGRAALPDYVTTPNAVFDDEGVQWRYGRAPDYTKTRKVWREGKKMSHKAGSLEEIVENLVKNWEVEASFKTRLEDWRTVDHAKYTFSVNGGPPQTGEYMLKVGTYNAVITPNEYYSPDYSDFASSHKTFKRMMPNFAWEVLEVYSGPPCVAFRWRHWGYMKNDYVGFNDKGDKVTAKAHGGPIDIEGVTIARVDDQLRLQAVDTWFDSLQMFRQIAPDGVVKKEAKTDNRGPEARFDEAVAQDIKLSPEDISKLHSDVVNGKRSGGCPVMMNRE, from the exons ATGGTTCTTGTGAACACCCAGGACCCGACGCCCGAGGTCGCTGCCTCGGGCCGTGCCGCGTTGCCGGATTATGTCACGACGCCAAACGCCGTTTTCGACGATGAAGGGGTCCAGTGGAGATACGGCAGAGCGCCAGACTACACAAAAACCCGCAAGGTCTGGAGGGAGG GCAAAAAGATGAGCCACAAGGCTGGCAGCCTCGAAGAGATCGTGGAGAACTTGGTCAAGAACTGGGAGGTCGAGGCCTCTTTCAAGACACGGCTTGAGGACTGGCGGACCGTCGACCACGCGAAATACACCTTCTCCGTCAACGGGGGCCCGCCGCAGACGGGCGAGTACATGCTCAAGGTCGGCACTTATAACGCTGTCATCACGCCCAACGAGTACTACAGTCCCGACTACTCCGACTTCGCATCGAGCCACAAGACTTTCAAGAGGATGATGCCTAACTTCGCGTGGGAGGTCCTTGAGGTCTACAGCGGCCCGCCCTGTGTGGCTTTCAGGTGGCGTCACTGGGGGTACATGAAGAACGACTATGTGGGATTTAACGA CAAAGGAGACAAAGTCACAGCCAAGGCCCATGGAGGACCCATCGACATTGAAGGCGTGACAATCGCGAGGGTCGACGATCAGCTCCGCTTGCAGGCCGTAGACACTTGGTTCGACTCGCTGCAGATGTTTAGGCAGATCGCCCCGGACGGCGTGGTCAAAAAGGAAGCTAAGACTGATAACCGGGGGCCAGAAGCCAGGTTCGACGAGGCGGTGGCGCAAGATATCAAGCTGTCGCCTGAGGACATAAGTAAACTGCACAGCGATGTGGTGAACGGCAAGAGGTCAGGAGGATGTCCTGTGATGATGAATAGGGAGTAG
- a CDS encoding Putative tyrosinase copper-binding domain, di-copper centre-containing domain superfamily, whose protein sequence is MVLLSKSASTIAVCLLAALAVAQPGGPPRPPGRGPPGPPPPGPPARGPPARGPPPPGPPGRGSPAPAPNPVSQTPASQRSSSRLSSPTAQVSLQPVSTSAPQRPATTTSSLSSSVAAVSSSSSSSSISSRQAQTSPSPSGPYAITGLKTGIDSTSGQRPLRQNINDLQASGAQWDLYILGLAAMQRDVSEDDKLSYFQISGIHGRPFIPWNGVQAVPSGSGGGYCPHGNVQFPMWHRPYVALFEQVLGGHIQAIAANYTGSRAQEYKTAADNWRAPYWDWAADGGAQLPPVTTRATITVNGPGGQVQLPNPLLGYKWQRFPLNTASNYFPRSGDRNCWAWPQTTRWPDANGNNRPSLANQELSQDDLKSITYNVFTTATDFETMASTGSTGNSFEAVHNSVHAAIYAVMAYIEYAAFDPLFMLHHANVDRLIAMWQAIHYNDRMQTKTLPSSALFATAANTPITADSPLKPFYRDTSGNFHTGRTASDIKTFGYSYPEITDWNQTPDALARQVTVSVNRLYSPGGTSAKLKARHNSRRSGYAAHKEYTALVDLERSELPLPCSVSVYVNGEFAGKISVMSMPASGIMHSTVPLNKALEKLGKSMDVPESQVNNGSPATNGTAAQQPAVSSEDEEIILQKQLSVEIKSIDGTIFPVSSAPSLKIKVELQHVVTPESEDSLPTITPITTGPLAKPVEHSTSY, encoded by the exons ATGGTTCTACTCAGCAAGTCAGCATCGACTATAGCAGTCTGCCTCCTGGCTGCCCTCGCCGTGGCTCAACCGGGTGGACCGCCGCGTCCTCCTGGTCGCGGGCCTCCAGGACCGCCACCTCCGGGACCGCCAGCTCGGGGACCGCCAGCTCGGGGACCCCCGCCTCCAGGGCCACCCGGCCGGGGGAGTCCTGCCCCGGCTCCCAACCCGGTATCGCAGACCCCTGCATCACAACGCTCGTCTTCACGGCTATCTTCGCCCACCGCTCAAGTTTCGCTGCAACCTGTATCCACAAGTGCACCGCAAAGGCCTGCTACAACCACCtcgtccttgagctcctccgTCGCAGctgtgtcgtcgtcgtcgtcgtcgtcgtcgatatCCAGCAGGCAGGCACAGACGTCCCCATCGCCATCCGGGCCGTATGCGATCACGGGTCTGAAGACGGGCATAGACAGCACGTCGGGCCAGCGCCCGCTTCGCCAGAACATCAATGATCTTCAGGCGTCAGGCGCACAATG GGATTTATACATTTTAGGCCTTGCTGCAATGCAAAGAGATGTGTCCGAGGACGACAAGCTGTCGTACTTCCAGATTAGCG GTATTCACGGGCGACCCTTTATCCCTTGGAACGGCGTCCAGGCGGTACCGAGCGGTTCCGGCGGCGGGTACTGCCCTCACGGT AACGTTCAGTTTCCGATGTGGCATCGACCCTACGTTGCGCTATTCGAG CaagtcctcggcggccacatccaggccatcgccgccaactACACCGGCAGTCGGGCGCAAGAGTACAAGACGGCAGCCGATAACTGGAGAGCTCCCTACTGGGACTGGGCGGCCGACGGTGGTGCCCAGCTTCCTCCGGTTACGACACGGGCAACCATCACTGTCAACGGGCCCGGCGGTCAGGTCCAGCTGCCTAATCCGTTGTTAGGATACAAATGGCAGAGGTTCCCCTTGAACACGGCCTCGAACTACTTCCCAAGGAGCGGCGATCGAAACTGCTGGGCTTGGCCCCAGACGACACGGTGGCCGGACGCGAATGGGAACAACAGGCCTAGCTTGGCCAACCAAGAGCTAAGTCAGGATGACTTGAAGTCAATCACG TATAATGTCTTTACCACCGCCACGGACTTTGAGACCATGGCCAGCACGGGGAGCACTGGCAACAGCTTCGAGGCCGTGCACAACTCCGTGCATGCGGCCATCTACGCGGTCATGGCTTACATAGAGTATGCTGCCTTTGACCCGCTCTT CATGTTACACCACGCCAACGTCGACCGCCTCATCGCCATGTGGCAGGCTATACACTACAACGACAGGATGCAAACCAAGACCCTACCATCCAGCGCTCTCTTTGCCACAGCAGCCAACACGCCAATAACCGCAGACAGTCCGCTCAAGCCCTTTTATCGGGACACGTCCGGCAACTTCCACACAGGCAGAACGGCCTCGGACATCAAGACATTTGGGTATTCGTATCCCGAGATCACTGACTGGAATCAAACCCCGGACGCCCTGGCTCGGCAGGTGACGGTGTCTGTCAACCGGCTGTACAGCCCAGGTGGCACCAGCGCAAAGCTCAAGGCTCGCCACAACAGTCGTCGTTCCGGCTACGCTGCGCACAAGGAGTACACGGCCTTGGTCGACCTGGAGCGCAGCGAGCTTCCGCTGCCTTGCAGTGTCTCCGTCTACGTGAACGGCGAGTTCGCCGGTAAGATAAGCGTCATGAGCATGCCGGCATCGGGAATAATGCATAGCACTGTTCCGCTTAACAAAGCACTGGAGAAGCTGGGTAAAAGCATGGATGTTCCAGAATCCCAAGTCAACAACGGCAGTCCGGCAACAAACGGTACAGCTGCCCAGCAGCCAGCGGTTTCCTCGGAAGATGAAGAGATAATTCTTCAGAAGCAGTTGTCTGTGGAGATCAAGAGC ATCGATGGGACAATTTTCCCCGTTTCTTCAGCTCCCTCACTCAAGATAAAAGTCGAGCTACAGCATGTTGTGACGCCCGAGTCTGAGGACAGTTTACCAACCATCACCCCTATCACTACAGGTCCTCTGGCCAAGCCTGTAGAGCATAGTACATCATATTAA
- a CDS encoding Putative cupredoxin, whose protein sequence is MKFGTLAVYLSAMVGASVAATINERQAAPAPPGPAPPNPKVIPVLVGSPTREKSLLFYPEIVKANPGDIVQFQFWPNNHSVTQAANPQAPCVPLQDQNPNAVHSGFIPGVTDGSPIGTFNVQVENTEPMLMYCAQGMHCQLGMVMIINPKADADVQAYRQAAGQSQTNVPAKNVAGGSAGRIPSNLAVPPVV, encoded by the exons ATGAAGTTCGGCACCCTTGCTGTTTATCTTTCCGCCATGGTTGGAGCCTCTGTTGCTGCCACCATCAACG AACGTCAGGCGGCCCCCGCACCGCCGGGCCCGGCACCCCCCAACCCCAAGGTCATTCCCGTCCTTGTCGGCAGTCCGACCCGCGAGAAGTCACTCTTGTTCTATCCTGAGATCGTCAAGGCGAACCCTGGCGACATCGTCCAGTTCCAGTTCTGGCCCAACAACCACTCCGTCACCCAGGCCGCTAACCCCCAGGCGCCATGCGTACCCCTCCAAGATCAAAACCCGAACGCCGTCCACTCTGGCTTCATCCCCGGCGTTACTGATGGGTCTCCCATCGGCACTTTCAACGTGCAGGTCGAGAACACTGAGCCGATGCTCATGTACTGCGCCCAGGGCATGCACTGCCAGCTGGGCATGGTCATGATCATCAACCC TAAGGCGGATGCGGATGTGCAAGCCTACAGGCAGGCCGCCGGACAGTCGCAGACGAACGTCCCGGCCAAGAACGTTGCTGGCGGCTCTGCGGGCAGGATCCCCTCCAATTTGGCTGTTCCTCCAGTTGTGTGA